The genomic DNA CGCGGGTGATCTGTGTCGACATCAACCCCGCGACCGTGACCCAGCTTCTCGATCGGGGTAGCGCCCAGGCGGTCGGGATGGTGACCGACATCGGGACGTTCGTGCCGATTCTCGCCGAACAGTTGCTCGACGAGTGAGCACCCGAGTGTTGCGGTAGCGGTGCGGCGGCGGGGCGGTCCTGGTGGATCGAGGGCGAGCGCCGAAGGCGCGAGGGCTCGGGCGGTGCTGTACGGTTGCGGAGGGCGCTACAGTTCTACCGCGAACGAGCGTCGAGCGGCGCTACGCGCCGCTGACCGTTCGAGCGGGCCTTCGGCCCGCGAGAAGACAGCGAGTGAGCGGATGTTTTTGGCCCAGATTTTTGCGAGTAGCGAGGGACGCTTCGCGTCCCTCGTACCGTGCGAACGGGCGGCTTCGCCGCCCGTGAGCAGAGAGTGGTGTGCGAGCGCAGCGAGCACACCCGACGAAGTAAAAAGGTGGTCTTAGACGCCGCTGACCGTCGAGCGGTACTCGCTGAGGTGCTCGTGAGCGTCCTGAACGCTCTCCCGGGCGTCGCCGTCGAGTTGGGACTCGATCTCGTTGAGCGCGTTCTCCATCCGGGCGATCCGGCCGTGATCGGGCCCGCGATCGGCGTCGGCGAGGTCGTCGAGCTGCTCGGCGAGTCCTTCGATACGCTCGCGCAGATCGCCGTCTGTGTCCCGGCTCGCGTCGGTCAACAGCTCCCCGGCAGTCCGGAGTCGATCGCGTGTCATAGACGCTCTCCTCCCCAAGTAGGTAAAACCGTTATGCTGCGTGCAAATGATGCTGAGATTATAATTTTGGCTTAGATGTTTCGGCGGACAAACACATAAGTTTCGCACGCACGAAGGGGTGCTGTCCTCATGATTGACGAAACGCAGCTCGCGGAAAGCAAGGCGATCCACCGTCGGACGGGGACCACCTTCTACGTCGCGACGCGGCTGCTCCCCGAGCGCGTCCGGCACGCCACGTACGTCCTCTACGCCTTCTTCCGCGTTACCGACGAGATCGTCGACGACCCGAACGGCCCGCCGCCCGAGGTGCAGCGTGAGGAGCTTGATCGCATCCGCGAGGCGGCACTCGGCCGTCGAGAGACCGACGACCAGGTGCTCGCGGCGTTCAGCGAGCTCCGCGAGCGCTACGGGATCCCCGACGAGGTAGTCACGGAGTTCGTCGATGCGATGGCGACCGACATCACGAAACGACGGTACGAGACCTACGGGGAACTCGAAACCTACATGGGCGGGTCGGCGGCCGCGGTCGGGGAGATGATGACCGCCGTCATGGATCCCGACGATCCAGAGACCGCCCAGCCGCACGCCCGCGCGCTCGGTGAGGCGTTCCAACTCTCGAACTTCCTCCGAGATGTCGGCGAGGACATCGTCGAGCGCGACCGGATCTACCTCCCGCAAACGACGCTCGACGAGCATGGTGTCACGACCGAGCAGATCGAGCGCCGCGAGATGGACGAGGCGTTCGCCGCCGCGGTGGCGAGCGAACTCGAACGCACCGAGGAGCGCTACCGCGAGGGCGTCGCCGGGATCAAGTACCTTCCTGATGACT from Halococcus saccharolyticus DSM 5350 includes the following:
- a CDS encoding DUF7553 family protein, producing MTRDRLRTAGELLTDASRDTDGDLRERIEGLAEQLDDLADADRGPDHGRIARMENALNEIESQLDGDARESVQDAHEHLSEYRSTVSGV
- a CDS encoding phytoene/squalene synthase family protein produces the protein MIDETQLAESKAIHRRTGTTFYVATRLLPERVRHATYVLYAFFRVTDEIVDDPNGPPPEVQREELDRIREAALGRRETDDQVLAAFSELRERYGIPDEVVTEFVDAMATDITKRRYETYGELETYMGGSAAAVGEMMTAVMDPDDPETAQPHARALGEAFQLSNFLRDVGEDIVERDRIYLPQTTLDEHGVTTEQIERREMDEAFAAAVASELERTEERYREGVAGIKYLPDDCQFPVLLAAVLYADHHQLIRAHDYDVLSTTPELSTARKLSLLARTRWHWVWNKDPETVFAKVSTVPMPGAMRPDSGVGEPRPMG